A genome region from Cucurbita pepo subsp. pepo cultivar mu-cu-16 chromosome LG02, ASM280686v2, whole genome shotgun sequence includes the following:
- the LOC111788393 gene encoding probable arabinosyltransferase ARAD1, which yields MSEKRMLATRLFLYLITVSVFLLILSSVFTLQSNYNSFFPTSVLKLIVVNNHTSNHIKPNVEIEPIVPMERPPRAVPPPPEEPEEAIRARGVDWPLPSNSKDEDSVETHTDLACDPAKARLRVYMYDLPPLFHFGLLGWKGEKGQIWPDVSNRTQIPSYPGGLNLQHSMEYWLTLDLLSSNVPNIKHTCTAVRVKRPSQADVIFVPFFSSLSYNQHSKLHGRDKINVNKILQHKLMHFLFGRKEWRRVGGKDHLIIAHHPNSMLDSRKKLHSAMFVLADFGRYPAAVANIEKDIIAPYRHVVKTVPPNNSPTFDERPTLVYFQGAIYRKDGGVVRQELYYLLKDEEDVHFTFGSVKANGINKAGQGMASSKFCLNIAGDTPSSNRLFDSIASHCVPVIISDDIELPYEDVLDYTEFCVFVRAVDSIREGYLLKLLRGIKREKWTEMWMRIIEIVHEFEYQYPSQTGDAVDMIWQAVSRKVSKIKFNRDKKNRYRRSQLFLKSN from the exons ATGTCGGAGAAACGCATGCTAGCGACTAGGTTATTTTTGTACTTGATAACAGTTTCTGTGTTTCTTCTAATCCTTTCTTCTGTGTTCACCCTTCAATCCAACTACAATTCCTTCTTCCCCACTTCAGTGCTCAAGCTCATTGTTGTTAATAATCATACTTCAAATCACATAAAACCCAATGTAGAGATTGAACCAATTGTACCAATGGAACGTCCTCCACGAGCTGTACCACCCCCACCAGAGGAACCCGAAGAAGCCATTAGAGCTAGGGGTGTTGATTGGCCGCTTCCTAGCAACAGCAAGGATGAAGATTCTGTAGAAACTCACACAGATTTAGCCTGTGATCCTGCAAAGGCTCGTTTGAGAGTATACATGTATGATCTTCCACCTTTATTTCACTTTGGATTGTTGGGATGGAAGGGAGAGAAGGGTCAAATTTGGCCTGATGTCTCTAATAGAACTCAAATCCCATCATACCCTGGTGGGCTGAATCTTCAGCACAGTATGGAATACTGGCTTACACTTGATCTTTTATCTTCGAATGTCCCAAATATTAAACATACTTGCACAGCAGTTAGGGTGAAGCGTCCAAGTCAAGCAGATGTGATTTTTGTGCCCTTTTTCTCATCCTTGAGTTACAATCAACATTCTAAGCTGCATGGGAGGGATAAGATTAATGTGAACAAGATATTACAGCATAAGTTGATGCATTTTTTGTTTGGGCGGAAGGAGTGGAGGCGAGTGGGTGGAAAGGATCATCTCATAATTGCTCACCATCCGAATAGCATGTTGGATTCGAGAAAGAAACTCCACTCGGCCATGTTTGTGCTTGCAGATTTTGGAAGGTACCCAGCTGCAGttgcaaatattgaaaaggaTATCATTGCCCCTTACAGACATGTGGTGAAGACGGTTccacctaacaattctcccacatTTGATGAGCGTCCAACTTTGGTGTATTTTCAAGGAGCTATATACAGGAAGGAT GGAGGAGTAGTTCGCCAAGAACTATATTACCTTCTGAAAGATGAGGAAGACGTTCATTTTACTTTTGGAAGTGTTAAGGCGAATGGGATCAACAAGGCAGGCCAAGGAATGGCCTCATCGAAGTTCTGCCTCAACATTGCAGGAGATACCCCATCATCCAATCGACTTTTTGATTCTATTGCAAGTCATTGTGTACCTGTTATTATCAGCGATGATATTGAGCTGCCTTATGAGGATGTCCTGGACTACACCGAATTTTGTGTCTTCGTTCGAGCAGTCGATTCTATAAGGGAGGGTTATCTACTGAAACTTCTTCGTGGAATTAAACGAGAAAAGTGGACAGAGATGTGGATGAGAATAATAGAAATTGTGCATGAATTTGAATATCAGTATCCTTCTCAGACTGGTGATGCTGTCGATATGATTTGGCAAGCGGTGTCACGTAAGGTGTcgaagataaaatttaatcgGGATAAGAAGAACAGGTACCGTAGATCTCAACTTTTCCTAAAGAGCAATTGA